From Nomascus leucogenys isolate Asia chromosome 15, Asia_NLE_v1, whole genome shotgun sequence, a single genomic window includes:
- the LOC100582639 gene encoding LOW QUALITY PROTEIN: olfactory receptor 688-like (The sequence of the model RefSeq protein was modified relative to this genomic sequence to represent the inferred CDS: inserted 1 base in 1 codon; deleted 1 base in 1 codon), with protein sequence MDIGRSIANSSGFQVAEFILMGFPGIHEWQHXLSLPLALLYFLALGANLLIIITIQHETMLHEPMYHLLGILAVVDIGLATTIMPKILAIFWFDAKAISLPECFAQIYAIHSFMCMESGIFLCMAVDRYMAICYPLQYTSIVTEAFVIKATLSVVLRNGLLTIPVLVLAAQRHYCSRNEIDHCLCSNLGVTSLACDDTTINRFYQLAFLVWVVVGNDTGLVFASYSLIIRSVLKLNSAKATSKALNTCSSHLILILFFYTAIIVVSVTHLAGRRAPLIPVLLNVLHIVIPPALNPMVYARRTQELRVGFQKLLGLGEHVSRK encoded by the exons ATGGATATTGGCCGGAGTATAGCCAATAGCTCAGGGTTTCAAGTGGCTGAGTTCATTCTGATGGGGTTCCCAGGCATTCATGAGTGGCAGC TGCTCTCCCTGCCCCTGGCTCTGCTCTACTTCTTAGCTCTTGGTGCCAATCTCCTCATCATAATCACCATTCAACATGAGACCATGCTACATGAACCCATGTACCATTTGCTGGGCATATTAGCAGTGGTGGACATTGGCCTGGCCACCACCATCATGCCCAAGATCCTGGCCATCTTCTGGTTTGATGCCAAGGCCATCAGCCTCCCTGAGTGTTTTGCTCAGATCTATGCCATCCACTCTTTCATGTGCATGGAGTCAGGCATCTTCCTCTGTATGGCAGTGGATAGATATATGGCCATTTGTTATCCCCTTCAGTACACTTCCATAGTTACTGAAGCTTTTGTCATCAAAGCCACACTGTCAGTAGTGCTCAGGAATGGCCTGTTGACCATCCCAGTGCTGGTATTGGCTGCCCAGCGACACTACTGCTCCAGGAATGAGATTGATCACTGCCTGTGCTCTAACTTGGGGGTCACAAGTCTGGCCTGTGATGACACCACTATCAACAGGTTTTACCAGCTGGCCTTCTTGGTCTGGGTTGTGGTT GGGAATGACACGGGTCTGGTCTTTGCTTCCTATTCTTTGATTATTCGCTCAGTGCTGAAGCTGAACTCTGCTAAAGCAACATCTAAGGCCCTGAATACCTGCAGCTCCCACCTTatcctcattctctttttctaCACAGCTATTATTGTAGTATCTGTCACTCACCTGGCAGGAAGAAGGGCTCCCCTCATCCCTGTTCTCCTCAATGTGCTGCATATTGTCATCCCCCCAGCCCTTAACCCCATGGTATATGCCCGTAGGACCCAGGAGCTGAGAGTGGGCTTCCAGAAGCTGCTTGGTTTGGGCGAGCATGTGTCCAGGAAGTGA